In Amphiprion ocellaris isolate individual 3 ecotype Okinawa chromosome 2, ASM2253959v1, whole genome shotgun sequence, the genomic stretch GTAGTTCCCACCTCTGCCCTGACTGTTGTAAAAATATGCTATTATTTGCTGTAGTGCTTGAACGGCTGTGGTAAATGTGGTGCGTCTACATGCAATAAACAGAATATAttaggttgtggacaaaacaagacagttgAGCATCAAGTTTGGAAAGCATTCGTtgatatttttcaccatttaaatttttatcaagATAGTAATCAATAGATTAGCCCACAATGAAGATAATTGTTTGTTGCAcatagaatatttttaaaaatacagactacATATAGTTTTACAGATTAcatatacttttattttttagagttCACTGGATTTGctacatttttacacttttgtttATTCACTTACTGTCTGTTGACCTGCACTACttggtttctttttatttctttttattctttaaaaaagttCACTTCATTGTAATGCACCAAATCAACACCTTCTtggcaataaaactgattctgatcCTAGAAACAggttttgttttaacatttaaaggtGCAGACCTTCTAGACCTTCCAGACGCACTTCTACCAAGGTCAGCTGAAGAGCCATCGCCAACACACACTCTAATTATGTCTGATTATGCTGTTTACCTAAATTACAGGCACGCCTCCACTTTTTCCTTCACGTTTTTTGCCTGTGGACTTCTGCCAGCCCAGCAAAAAATATCGCTCTGTTCCTTTATTGTACACAAAAGTGCCCCTAAGTGTAAATAAGTTGAAATTATCCTGTTTTCGTACACTTACCACCTGCATTTAAAGGTAAAATGTTGCTGATAGAATATGGAAGAGGTGTTTTTTAGACCTTGGCGTAGCAGATTATACCTCTGCAGCTATGAAATTACTAACAAACGTCTGCTGATAGATGTGTTTTCTTCTGCAATACAGGTGTTGTGAGTCATGGGCAGCTTCAAGGGCCACGCTCTCCCCGGGAGCTTCTTCCTCGTAGCTGGGATCTGGTGGACAGGAAAGTACTCGCTCTGGCACGCCACCCGCAGGAACAAGAACATCGGTTCCACCCGGCTCTCCAGCAGAGCATCGCAGCGACGCCTGGAGATCATTGAGAGCTCTGTAATACTGTTCTTCTCCTTTGTTGGTAAGCAGGTCTCCATATTGCACTCAGTTTGCTGAAGTTTTCTACGGTAATCCAGCACACGGAGGCAATTTACAGTCATAAACTTTAACTAAACAAACAGGCGTTTACAGCAACTTTCATTAAGGAGTGTTTCCTCTGCAGGGATACTGGCAGAGCAGTTTCTAGCAGACGGACCGAAGCTTCAGTTGTACAACTTTACAGACAAACACTGGCAGGATCTGATGAACTGGCAGCACTCCACCATGTATCTGTTCTTCGGCCTGGCTGGAGCTGTTTCTCTGATCATCCACACCACTGAGGCAGCGCCACTGGCACTGGACAGGCTGATGCTGGCCATTGCTTTCTTTAATGAAGGCAAGAAGAAGATGTACTCTTTTGCTTTTCGGCAATTCCTTTGACATTAATTAATTCTATCACTGATTCTCGAGCTTTTAAGACACACATCCCAACACAagactgaagcaaaaaaaaagaagtaactAACTTTTAAATGAGGCCTTTAATATGTGTGAAGATTTGGTAGCTTATTTCTCGCCTTAGATTAATTCAGAAACAGATGGTGGATTGAAGGTGAAATAAGTGAAAGTTTACATGGATACTTCATACAGCTGTTTTAAGTGCAAAGCCTTAGCAACTATATTTCAACCATACATCTGCTACTTTTAGCTCCTTGAAATGTAAATTCATTACCTTTAGCAATCAGTTTTCAATCATTAACCACTATTTTTAAGTAACATAGCTGCTTGATTTTTACAAACTGTAAACTACAACTTGTTTTGCGCAAGTTTaagctgaataaataaatctgtatagtctatttttcttatttctgctgctgtgcgATATTTACCAGTATTTAACAACCAGTAACTGTAGAAGTAGCTTTAATTCAGAATCACTGATTTAGACCATTGACATGCAGTGTATACTACATTTCCAAAGCTTTTTTAGTCGAACATTAAGTCAGAAAAGTGCACATGAAGGCATGACAGTAACTTTTGATGATACTAACAAAGCAACACatttgtgaaaacacattttgctgGACCTTTTATCTACTTTCCCATCAACTACTTTCTCTTGTTCTTTCAGGATTCCTTTTTCTCTACCACCTCCACGGTAGGAGCATGCTGGACGTCCATGTGCACCAGCTTCTCCTCTTTGCCATCTTTGGTGAGGCTCTCGTTGCCTTCCTGGAGGTTTTCCACCGCGGGAACATCATTCTGGAGCTACTGCGCTGTACCCTGACGATTCTGCAGGGAAGCTGGTTCTGGGAGGTAAATCTGAGTATCAGCAGAAGTTTATGGTGGTGGATACACTCTACATAAACCCCTGACGTTACCTTCTCTTTTGCCACAGATTGGTTTTGTGCTATACCCTCCCCGTGGCCCCGAGTGGGACCTGAAAGATCACAACAACATGATGTTCGTCACCATGTGTTACTCCTGGCACCTTGCCTTCGCCATGCTCGTCGTGAGCGTCCTCTACTGCACCGTCAGCTGGTGAGAAGCTGCTACCCTCCAGACATTCCAATAACCTGCTGCCTGTTTGTTTGTCCTAGAAGTCCGACAGGTTTCATCCACTCTGTTAGTACCAACTTGAGCACCACTAATAGCATAGTTTATGTGAGactctgctgtttgttgtgttttctcttcagtgTGGTTCGCTCCAGGTTGAAGAGGACTCCTCCAATGGAAATGGGGCTTCTGAAGACCAGAGAGCGAGATCCGGAGTCAGAGGATGAGATTTTATGAAGAGGATCTTCGTGTACCTACATAATTACATATGGATATGAGGCATTATCAAAAGGTTTTAGAGACTGTgcctataaaaatcaaaaactgtatCTGATTTCAAATTGGCCACCATCCCTGTAGAAGTAGCTCCTGCTGAAGAAGTCCTGTTATGTTAGGATCTTCTAAACTGCATCAGAACAGCAACCcgtcaacttgaatttcatttgtaGAAAGAGGGAGAAGTTGTGGAGTGCTAAAACTGCTAAGTTGGGTGTGTGGAGAGAAACAGTGGGTTGTAGAAGCCAACACAAATAACATGTACAGTCACTGCGATGCCATTGCATGCCATTGCGCCACAGTTCAGGTTGTTTGCACCAAATGTAGAACTCTGCCTTGACAATCCGACCCTCGGTGATGAATTCACGATGCACAACCACATGAatgatgaagaaaacaacaagcacACTCCTGGTGCTCCTCACCTGATGTGCCTTCTCTGTTCTTAAAGATTCTGATCCGATTTGGAAAGTGCCGTTTCTTCTATGGATGGTAGCCGCAGACCCACATCTCATCACCAGTGATGATCCTTTGCTCTCTGAACCCATTTGAGGTCCATAAAGAAATCACAAATGCACCTCAAACGGTAttagaactttttgatcacccTTCGCCTCACAGTTAAATCAGGGATATGATGTTcgcagcaccagcagcagcacgaCCAGAAGCAAAGGCGCGCAGACAGTGAAGGGATATGGACATATGGTTTCTGGATGCTTTAACATAGAAACATATCTCTACCTCTGCCTTATTTAATCAGCTGTAAACCCCCTTTTAGCCTTACTCATATTGTTCACAGCTATTTATTTTACAGCGACTTTTCACGTACAGTGGTCCCTCCTCTATCGTGGGGGTTACGTTCCAAACCCCCTGTAATTGGCGAAAGTCCGCGAAGTagcgaccatatttattttttatttatgtatatttttaggatttataaaccctccccatgCTCTCATAAACACTTCCTATGTTCTTAAACCCTTTCTACACTTAAACCTatgtaattttaacaacatataaaatTCTTTATGGGTACTCACCAGTGAATATACTGCAAAttaaatgatgaagatgatgatgaattagCTGTGCAgtactgatgatgatgagatgAATGTACTGCACAGTGAGAATGGACAAGGCGAGATGCTGAATGCATACTATACACGGTAGacggaggagactgatgctatgaccgctgagccaatcagagcccagtgCTGTACGCTACGCATTTTGTTTCGATTTCATATGCTTatgatatgttttaattatttttttatgtttcttttatattgttttacttttttaggccagaaaatgcttattttaccgcaaaaataattaaaataataaatatataaaaatatatactgCAAAATCTTGCGATACAGCGAAAAATCTGTGATACCAGAAAAGTGAGACTGCGAAAAGTGAACCGTGATATGGTGAGGGACTCATATCTTAGGTAATAATTTGCACATTCAATGAACTTTCTATGGATTGCATGTTTTCAATTGGACTCACCAAACTTCTTTTTTGAACTTTGGTGTTCAGTAGTGCCATCTTGTGGTGAAAACAATCATTGTCAGTGGATTGTAAATGACTTGAAAGTATGTATTGTCATATCACATAtggcttttgtttgtttaataatGTTCCGATGTTTGAGTCACGTGTGAGTCAAACCCCAATGAGAAACACTCAGAACTGTattaaagttgtttaaatgTCTAAGTTTTGCTATCTGACGTGACTATCTAATGTTCTATAGTTGCTATTTTTGGTTATTCAATGTTATCCGTCAGATTTCATAGCGACTGTGTTCAGATCGTTTACGTCAGCAATATTACCAATACAGGAATGTAATACAGTTTTATTATATACagggacagcagataaatctgagggctCGCCacataattaaagaaaaaagaagaaaaacaaagttctgataCACAAATCAGTTTTTAGATTTTGGACTTTTCCTATTGTTTTTAATTCTTAGTGAAATGggatcattttggatcatttaaacatttatttaaatgaaaccgCTGTagaacattattttgatgaagCTATTAACAActtaaaaacatctgaaatgtgaaccCAAGTACATGCTGCTTTTTGTAAGCAGCCAAAAAGGTTGAAAATCTCTGGTTTAATcctaacaatgttttttttttgttttttgttttttttttgggtttgttttatAAGCTTACCTATCATGTCACATTTTCCTGTCACTTGAAAACTATagaaaattattgtttttcttgttagaCACTGAGTTATATATATGACCAAAATCAATCAGTTTTTTCCCATTCTTCTTATAACAGTtacaacacatgcaaattaGCACTGAATTATCACATTGTCACCCTAGCAGGAGGTAGTAATGCTATCCTAAGGCGGATAAATTGTTCCTGGAGACGTGTTTTTGTCAGGGCAGAACAATACTCTACAAACCTACTGCCAACAGCTGTCAGCAAAGATCTTCTGAAGTAGAGAAGGCTCACTTCTGTgcttaaaaatgtgcttttgtgtgtgcgtgcgtgtgtgcgtgtgtgtatgtgtgtgtgtgtgtgacagtatTTGCTTTAAGCGCCTACAAATTTAGTCCGCTATGTTGAAAATGTCAGATaagtgtgttgttttattggATTACCTGtccaaaaactaaacattttaagTTAATTTAACCTGGGGTGTGAGGGGGGGCtcgaagctttgtctgctctgaggctgtgatgttataaaaaattgatttttacattctggataaaatcagagtaacagactcactgtgtcatcacaagtctacctataaaacatttttaaaacacacgtcaggaaacaaaatgcagttcggtaaagtcggcaagatattcacagattcggacttccagtatcaataactcattaaatatacgttgtctaagcataaacgatgcctcttttccatcgttgtaaggtagacaatgtgctacaagcccagtttgatcaacagtagctgtctttcgagctgcagaaataacattggtgtctatgagcagccggctgtgcgacgagttaacagggaccgtctgcaaatagcaaaaccgctgcaaacagcgaagagacacaaatattcaactaaTTTACTGCCAGTGGCGTGCACAGACATTTTGGGGGGCAGGtgctcagtggaaaaaaagagcacTTTGTGCGACGCGTAGAACCACTGGCTGCCTTAATGTAACAGTGTGAGatctgaaacaataaaaaatcaggaacacattttctgtaaagGCATGTATTTTAACATCTTAATAATACACAAAGGGTCAATAAAACATTGTACCGTAACAATTGGTAAATTGGTAAAAGAGATCGACATTAGGCTACAAGGCAGAAAgctattttttctgtttgtcatttaGCAAATAAGTCACAGCAAGTGCTGCCTCTACCTAATGTAGGCTAATAATAAACctacacaaactaaatattcagttatagtataCTGATCATATGCTCTACCAGTTCACCAAATAACATCGGTTGTGAGGTCATCGTCGTCACGTTATgtcgattaattgattattactGTGGGTAGTCCAGCTTGTTAAGCAGGCAGGCAGTTGGTTAATTTATGTACGGTTGTTTAGCGCTGCATGAGACAGATTACTTCACAACAGAGACAAATGCACCGTGTGGCAACTGAGGCTGATGAACAAAACACTGGATTCATTTACGTGTTACCTGGTTGGTGGCTAGTCTATATGGGCTCGTAGTAAATATGAGCATTTATCTGGATTCAAGCCTGTTTTACTAAGATTCATTACAAAACACTGCAGAGGGAAATGCATTAACACTGTGattaatagaatagaatagcttttgttttcactgtgcaCAAAAATTGTACAACTAAACTGGTGTGAGCATCTCCCCAGAGTGcacttaaaaatacaaatatgcaatatgtatgacataataaaaataataaacgcAAAGAACAATAAAAGTCCACTCATTTTGCACTGTCCCATGTTTGACCAAAAGAAGAGTTGTCCAGAAGTATCCATGGGGGTTACTCCTTTAAATTTAAAAGCCTAATTTAACCCACGGATAAAAACTGTTCCTCAGCCGGTTGGTCCAGCATGCAGTGTTTCTGTTGAAGAGACCCCGGCCAGGGTGTGAGGTCAGACAGGGTCTGCTTTGCCTTGCTGAGACCACGGGAGTTTGCAATGTCTTTCAGGGAGGGCAGGGGGCAGCCGATTATTTTCTGTGCTGACCTTATCACCCCCTGCAGAGCTTTGCTGTCACCAGTTGTACAAACAACACACCACACTGTGATGCAGCACGCTTTTCATTGTGGAGCGATACAAAGTCTGCAACAGATTTGCCTCCAGGTGACATTTCCTCAACAGTCTAAGGAAGTGTAACCTTTGTTGAGTTCCTGACCACTGCTGGCGTGTTGGTAAACCACAGAAGACCAGATAAATTTCTCCTGACTGACAATGACATTCAAAAAGTGGCAAAACACTCAAAAGACATTGCGTTGTAGAGGCTAATGATGAATTTGGACTATTTTCCATGAAATTGTTGCACATTTTGGAAAGGAAATGCAGCTTCTACACCTTTCCAACTGTTCCTGGTCATTTCCACCATGCTTTTTGATCTGTTCTAGGACACTATGAATTGCGAACAGCTGATTCAGCAGGTCTCCAGCCAGTTACAGTTGAAGAGTTGAGTGAAGTCCCCATCAGAGTCCATGAATGAGAGAGCTGTGCATTCAGGCAGCTCATGAAGCTGTAAAGTCATATCCGAGTGTTTTCAAGTACCAAGtgcaaaatgtaatcaaaaagcacaaatctgtgtagattctcagtcattcagGTCATGGTAACCATAGGAGCGTCAgtaaaaatcaactggacttctctccTTTTGCATCTTCTACAAGAGAAGATGAGATCATCcaagatgagaggtgaaacgtctttaagaacctacaagagaagtccagagaagacctacaagagaagtccagttgatccaagatgagaggtgaaacctcttcaagaacctacaagagaagtccagttgatccaagatgagaggtgaaacatcttcaagaacctacaagagaagtccagttgatccaaaatgagaggtgaaacattttcaagaacgTACAAGAAAAGTCCAGTTGATCCAAAACGAGAGGGGAAAAGTCTtccaagaacctacaagagatgTCCAGTTAATCCAAGATGAgaagtgaaacatcttcaagaacctacaagagaagtccagttgatccAAAacgagaggtgaaacgtcttcaagaacctacaagagaagtccagttgatttttttattgaagctcctacaaaaagcacaaagatGTCCACAGTGTGAAAAAGCTCAGAATGTGTGGTAGAAAGCCAAAAGTGACCCCTGGACTGACATAAAGAATGGCAGAGACCAAGAAAAATGTGCATCTTGGTGAATCTGAGCAGTTCTGCACCATCACCTCTGAACAAGGTTTAAAAGTTGGGAGTACAGACTTGTCTAACACCTGAGCAGTGCCACAGACTGATCGACTCCATGCCACGCCGCACTGCTGCAGTAATTCAGGCAAAAGGAGTCCCAACTAAGTACTGAGTGCTGTACATGCTCATACTTTTCATGTTTATACTTTTCAGTTGGCCAACAGTTCTAGAAATCCTTTTTTGTATCAGTCTTAAGTAATATTCAAATTTTCTGAGATACAGAATTTGGGATTTtcattagtattcaggtataagcatcaaaattttgagaaataaatatttgaaatatatcagtctgtgtgtaatgaatgaatataatatacaagtttcacttgttgaatggaattactgaaataaataaactttttcatgatattctaattatatgaccagcacctgtagatACTGGCTGCAGCACAGGTGAGACACCTGGATGAATGTCTGCTGTATGAGGAAGTTTCAAAGTTCTTCAACCAATCAGGAAGTCAGTGGAAGGCCGAGTGCTGGAAACCAACTCTTCACTACAATAATGAATCCAACAGCTCCGAGGAGAATTCATATTTAACATCTCTCAACTGTTAACTGCCTCATATTGGACTAATAAACTTCAGCATGCTTCAACATATTAACATCTATCTGAGAATGTGCACAACTCTGAGAGTAAACTGAACACACATCATGTACTTCTGGATGCAACGCGTTCTGTACATATGCTGCGTTCCAAATCACTTCCTTCTTCTTTCTACTTCCAGTCTGAACTCCAGCTGCCCTCACAAAGCCCTGATTGTTTCATGCAACATAGACACAATTAATAATCGCTTCAACTTTCATTGTCGGTAGAGTGAAATGGGCTGTCATCTGTTTGCTCTCTAAGCTTGCTGATACTCGTGTAATGTTGATGACGTAACTGTGCAGAGGACTGCGGGTCAGAATGGACAGAAAAGCATGTTGGCTGCACACTTCAGAATCTGTCCACATGTAGTAGAAATCCTGGTTTTAGTAAACTACATTTATCATGCTGTGTATCAGAACAGACTTAATCTGTTTCTGGTGTCATACATATATTGAATTGTTGGAATACAGCCATAGTTTCAACTTTTTCTTCAAACTCACAAAAAGTTTAAAGGACAAACTAGatttaaactgctttaaaagTGAGTTTTTCACATCCACACCATCGTACACAGATACATGCAGACTGTGCAGTAGATCAGAGAGACATTTACATCCACCTCAACGTCTCCATTGAGGAGAAACTCCATCAGCACCTCTGGAAAGTCCTTCAAGGCTGTTGGAAAACCATCCAGGagacctcatgaagctgatggagagaatgccaagagtgtgcaaagctgtcatcaaagcagaAAGGGGGctactttaaagaatctaaaatataaaacataatctggtttaacattttttcagtATACTACAttattccatatgtgttctttcagttttgttgtctCCAGTATTCATTTACAAAGTGGAcagtaattaaaatcaataaaaaccactgaacgAGAATGTGTGTCCTAACTGTTGACTGATATCCAGCAATTGTGTCCGCTTGCACTTGACAAAGGCCACTAAAATGAACCgtaacagttaaaaatgaggAAACCAAAAATGCTAGTGCAGTTGGATTTAATATGCTGCCACAGGCTAAGCTAGCAAAACTCTGTCCAactttgctgctgcagtgtgagCCGCTGTGGAGCTCAGAAAACACTTTCTGTTCCACATGTCCCGCTGGTTTAAACTCTTACCTGTTGGCCAAccaacaaaatatacagaacaggGCTAGATAAATGgctaacaaaatatacagagCAGGGCTAGCTAAATGGccaacaaaatatacagaacaggGCTAACTAATCAgctaacaaaatatacagaatagGGCTAGTTAAATGGCTAACGAAACATACAGAACAAGGCTAGCTAACCGgctaacaaaatatacagaacaggGCTAGCTAACCGGCCAACAAAATATACCGAACAGGGCTAGCTAACCGgctaacaaaatatacagaacaggGCTAGCTACCTAGGCTACACAACTTACCAAACAGCGCTAGCTAGCAAATCCGAGTTTTGGCGCCAAGGTGGTGACGTCATCGATCACGCTGCCTGCTCTGGACCAATCAGCAGCCGTAGCTCCGCCGCTCTCTATATAACCTCGGTGTTTCTGCTCAGCCGGCAGATGCAGCTTCGTCGTCGCCAGGAGATTGCAAGTCAGGAGACACAGGACACGTCGTCGGCAGGAGAGGACGCGCCCACGTCCGCGGAGAAGTTGCTGCTGGCAGTGCTTTTGGCGTTACatacggtaagaagataaattcttttaaccagtagcgttgtgtTGTTGTACATTAAGTTAGCGAAATGtcaagagttgtgttttgtcatgtttgagcGCTTTTGGACTGCAGTCGGTCCAGACTAAGAGGCTACTTAAGCTAGCGGGCTACTTAAGCTAGCGGGCTACTtaagctagcgggctaattaagctagcgggctaattaagcTAGCGGGCGAATtaagctagcgggctaattaagctagcgggctaattaagctagcgggctaattaagctagcgggctaattaagctagcgggctaattaagctagcgggctaattcagcagggatgagaattttccgcggatccgcggaattccgagttttttttccgccgaaggtatagtttttgtgaatcgtgtaaatccgttgagaaaattgtaggggggtaggagtaggcaagcggccggccggccggccgacgcgtcgcgagccgaggcttgtgatggccgcccgccgatggccatcccgccgccgacatTGAGGGGGGAGGGGCGggcttcggcagacattttccgagtttttttccatttgtcattctcgtCTCTGattcagggatgagaattttccgcggatccgcggaattcggagttttttttccgccgaaggtatagtttttgtgaatcgtgtaaatccgttgagaaaattgtaggggggtaggAGTAGGCcagcggccggccggccgacACGTCGCGAGgcgaggcttgtgatggccgcccgccgagatggccatcccgccgccgacatcGAGGGGGGAGGGGCGGGGGGAGCGGGCGGGGCCGGGGGGCGGGCGGGCGGGCGgg encodes the following:
- the tmem45a gene encoding transmembrane protein 45A, whose product is MGSFKGHALPGSFFLVAGIWWTGKYSLWHATRRNKNIGSTRLSSRASQRRLEIIESSVILFFSFVGILAEQFLADGPKLQLYNFTDKHWQDLMNWQHSTMYLFFGLAGAVSLIIHTTEAAPLALDRLMLAIAFFNEGFLFLYHLHGRSMLDVHVHQLLLFAIFGEALVAFLEVFHRGNIILELLRCTLTILQGSWFWEIGFVLYPPRGPEWDLKDHNNMMFVTMCYSWHLAFAMLVVSVLYCTVSCVVRSRLKRTPPMEMGLLKTRERDPESEDEIL